The region TTGTATTTTATTTCCCTCTAATAAGAACACGATAACAACGAATTATAACAGTTTATTTTCACAACAAGTACTCATAGTTATCAACAAACGCAATTGCAATTGTGTAAATAGCTGTCTTTTCCAACGTATTTTTTTATGTTATTGGTCGCGAAGTTTCAAAACCGATTACTTTTCTGTAGGCAGTGCATGAACTATCTTGATCTCATTTTTATTCTTATTACTGGATTTTTTTGTGTCCGGGGCTTTTTCAGGGGTCTAATATTAGAAATCACTTCAATTGCAGGAGTCATTGGCGGTTTTATTCTTGCCAACAATTATTACGAACAGTTGGCACCGCATCTTGCTACTGTCATCTCCCCAAAGTGGGCTGATGTTACAGCATACGCACTCATTTTTATTGGCGTATTGCTTGCTGCTGCTATTATTTCAAGCTTGCTGCGAAAAATCATCGGTGCAGCCGGTGCGGCATGGCTTGACTACACTTTTGGCGGAGTTCTCGGCGGCGCAAAGGGTGTTCTGCTTTGCTGCATTGTTCTCGCTTTTATCTTACATTTCTTCCCATACTCCGAAACAGTGCAGACATCTATTGTGGTTCCCCATCTAAGCTCAGTAACAGACATGCTCCGGCAGTTTATCCCCGAAACGCTATAACCATTAATTTCGACAAACTGCCCTTGCTTCGCCAAGGGCTTTTTTGTGTATACCTCACACCAACGTATAAAAAACGAAGAGCAGAACAATGACCAAAAGTACTACTGAAGCCTTACTTGCCCTGCGGAACGTAATTGACGAGCTCCTCGGTGAAAACGGGTGTCCTTGGGACAAAGAGCAGACTCCACAAACGTTATGCGACTACCTGCTGGAAGAAACCTACGAGCTTGTAGATGCCATTCGCAGTGGTAGCGTTATTGATGTCCGAGAAGAAATGGGCGATGTTGCATTTCTCATCCTCTTCATAAGCAGCCTGTACGAAAAAGAAGGCTTTACTCTTGCCGATTCTATGCAGGAAAATGCTGCTAAAATGATCCGACGTCACCCGCACGTATTTGGTGAACTGGATATACAGAACGTTGAAGAAGTATGGGCTAACTGGGAAAAAATTAAGCGCACCGAAAAACAATCAGACGCTGAAGACAAACCTAAAGGCACTTTTGACAGCTTGCCTAAGGGACTCCCTTCCTTGCTTAAAGCCTACCGGCTCAACTCTAAGGCTGCACGGGTTGGCTTTACCTGGAACTCAGATGCTGATGTAGAGAAGCAATACCATGCAGAATGGAAAGAGTTTCAAGATGCACTCGCATCAGGTGATACTGAAGCCATTACCTCCGAGTTCGGTGATGTACTCTTTACCTTGGTAGAGCTTGGCAGACGCAAGGGAATTAAAGCGAACACTGCACTTGATGGAACCAACTTAAAGTTTCTTGATCGATTTGAAAAAATGGAAGCACTCTCCCACGAACGCGGCATGACGTTTTCTGATCTTTCTTTTGAAGAGATGGATGCACTGTGGGATGAAGTTAAAAAGCAGAGCAGCTAAGCTACGACAAGTTGCCCTGTATAATCATTCATAAAAGAGACTCTGCATTACATGCAATCCACTACCAAAGCCGTCTACGCCAGTATCATAGCATGGTTGAAAGGCGGGCAACAATTCACAGCAGACGTCAAGGACTACGCAGAAGCTGTCCTTGGCGTCTGTACTCTTTCGGAACTGGAACCTCTTCTAGCGGAAAGCGACAATCCAGACATTGAGCCGTTTGTGGAGCTAATTCTTTTTCCGGATGATACGTTACGCCACAGGCTTGAATCTATTCTTACGCAGCCACTGCAAGATGAAGAGGTAGAACAACTAACGGAACACCTTGCTCTAGCCTCGCCGTCCCTAATGCTTCATAGCGACGAAAAAACACTCTCACTTACCGTTCCAGAATGGATGTGGGGTGATGTTGTTACACGCCTTTGTCTAAAGGACTCAACCGTTGCATCGCTACTTCACTTAGCGCCACAAATCGAAAGTACGCTGAGCATTCCAACGCAAAGTTACCTTCGTACCGCAAAAATCCCCACGTCTACAGCAGCATATAAGACTCTTATACAGTTTTTCACTACCACTCTGCCGCATGACCCGCTTTTCCATCTAATGCTTTCCACATGGGTATCCGTGCTTACATCTGTATCACCAACTTGTGAATATGATGAAAAAAAGCTTATGGAACATTTGGAAAAATTCAGACGCCGCTTATATAAAGCTATTTTTGATGCCACAGAGTTTACGCGAAAGCTCCAGCGTTTTAATATGGAAACACTCATGCTTTCCGGTGACGTGCCGCCCGCAATCAATATCAACGAAGCCCGATTACAAATTCGTCTCATAGATCGACTCTCCATTGCCCTCTTCGCAAAAAATGTCGGCGCAATTGAAGAGCTTGAAGACAGAGCATGGGGAGACTACAGAGACTACCGCGAACACGCCCTGATGCTCCCTGTGGACATGTAAGTTTTCTTACCTTCTGTTTTCTTAGTCTACACCAATGAATAATCCCGTACTTTTTTGTTGGCGGATAAAATCTATTATGGATACAATATCCCATAAACTGTTTTCAAATACATACAGGTTCTCTGCCTGATGTATGTAACTACTATCCGGATAAATTCTTTGCTTATGACTGAAGAAACAAAAAACAACAGTACGGCTGAATATACTGCTGAAGACACAGAACCTACTCTTAAATTCCCGCGGAATAACCTGTTCCGCTACTTCACCATTCTGCTGCTTTTATTTTCCCTGTACCTTGCATACCTCATTGCAGCGCCTTTTTTAAACACGATAATTTTATCCATTGTTGTTGCTGCATGCTGTTACCCTGCATACAAAAGAATTCTCGCAAAGGTAAACGGGCACGAAATATGGGCTTCTACCATCGCCATGTTATTGCTTGTACTCTGTATTGCAGTGCCAATGACATTTTTCATTATAAGCCTTATTCCACAAGCAGCGGACAGTATACAAGCTGTAACCGTATGGCTTCAGCAATCGCAATCAGAATCTTTTCTGAACGACATTCAAAACAACCCGACTTTACAGTGGTTTCACACCCGTCTTCCATTTATTGATGTGAAAGAAGCTGCCATAAAGTCATACCTTGCAACCATATCTAAGACTGTGGGACAGTACATTGTTTCTATTGGTACAACTGCACTTGGTGACACATTAAACTTCTTCGCCAAGTTTCTGCTTATGTTGCTGATAATCTTTTTCCTACTGAAAGATGGAAGCAAGAT is a window of Halodesulfovibrio sp. DNA encoding:
- a CDS encoding CvpA family protein, whose amino-acid sequence is MNYLDLIFILITGFFCVRGFFRGLILEITSIAGVIGGFILANNYYEQLAPHLATVISPKWADVTAYALIFIGVLLAAAIISSLLRKIIGAAGAAWLDYTFGGVLGGAKGVLLCCIVLAFILHFFPYSETVQTSIVVPHLSSVTDMLRQFIPETL
- the mazG gene encoding nucleoside triphosphate pyrophosphohydrolase, with protein sequence MTKSTTEALLALRNVIDELLGENGCPWDKEQTPQTLCDYLLEETYELVDAIRSGSVIDVREEMGDVAFLILFISSLYEKEGFTLADSMQENAAKMIRRHPHVFGELDIQNVEEVWANWEKIKRTEKQSDAEDKPKGTFDSLPKGLPSLLKAYRLNSKAARVGFTWNSDADVEKQYHAEWKEFQDALASGDTEAITSEFGDVLFTLVELGRRKGIKANTALDGTNLKFLDRFEKMEALSHERGMTFSDLSFEEMDALWDEVKKQSS
- a CDS encoding AI-2E family transporter, translated to MTEETKNNSTAEYTAEDTEPTLKFPRNNLFRYFTILLLLFSLYLAYLIAAPFLNTIILSIVVAACCYPAYKRILAKVNGHEIWASTIAMLLLVLCIAVPMTFFIISLIPQAADSIQAVTVWLQQSQSESFLNDIQNNPTLQWFHTRLPFIDVKEAAIKSYLATISKTVGQYIVSIGTTALGDTLNFFAKFLLMLLIIFFLLKDGSKMVSGLKYLWPMRESQEDALLDSLRSTSRSVLVGGLLVAILQGIVGGIGLAFVGITPLFWGTVMSFCSLIPIVGTGLVWIPASIYLLVTSGWQQALFMVLWGAIPVAAIDSFLRPYFMRESAGVSVFFIFLSILGGLKTFGMLGILYGPLVLSFVMVMLKIYGEEYHHILSENSRH